Proteins from a genomic interval of Lysobacter arenosi:
- a CDS encoding YdeI/OmpD-associated family protein has translation MVATLPTDLPIQLFANPAAWEKWLLAHGNAPGLWLKIAKKDKGVVSVTYAEALDVALCHGWIDGLKRACDDQYFLQRFTPRRPKSLWSKINVGKVERLIAEGRMQAGGLREVEAARADGRWRAAYHAASGMEVPPELAAALAKNAKARRFFEQLDGTNRYAFCWRVHTAKKPETRNARAAKFVEMLARGEKIHA, from the coding sequence ATGGTTGCGACCCTGCCCACCGACCTGCCGATCCAGTTGTTCGCCAATCCCGCGGCTTGGGAAAAGTGGCTGCTGGCCCACGGCAACGCACCCGGGCTGTGGCTGAAGATCGCCAAGAAAGACAAGGGCGTGGTCTCGGTGACCTATGCCGAGGCGCTCGATGTGGCGCTGTGCCACGGTTGGATCGACGGCCTCAAGCGCGCCTGCGATGACCAGTATTTCCTGCAGCGCTTCACGCCGCGTCGCCCCAAGAGCCTGTGGTCGAAGATCAACGTCGGCAAGGTCGAGCGGCTGATTGCCGAAGGGCGCATGCAAGCCGGTGGTCTGCGCGAAGTCGAGGCGGCACGCGCCGACGGCCGCTGGCGGGCGGCGTATCACGCGGCCAGCGGCATGGAAGTGCCGCCGGAGCTGGCGGCGGCGCTGGCGAAGAACGCGAAGGCGCGCCGCTTCTTCGAGCAACTCGACGGCACCAACCGCTACGCCTTTTGTTGGCGCGTGCACACGGCGAAGAAGCCGGAAACCCGCAACGCGCGTGCCGCGAAGTTCGTCGAGATGCTCGCAAGGGGCGAGAAGATCCACGCCTAG
- the mtnC gene encoding acireductone synthase encodes MTTRAILTDIEGTTSSISFVKDVLFPYARRALPRFVAARGKEPAVRKWLDAVAAENGGMCEDAMIVEVLQGWIDEDRKHTALKALQGMIWADGYKSVDFTAHIYPDAAPALRGWHAAGLPLFVYSSGSVPAQRLFFGHSDAGDLTALFSGWFDTEMGGKRDAQSYRNIVDSIGIPAGEIVFLSDVVEELDAAREAGLQTVLIDRLEDYPKPREGDAAHGHRRVERFDQIELA; translated from the coding sequence AGCATCTCCTTCGTCAAGGACGTGCTGTTCCCGTATGCCCGCCGTGCCCTGCCCCGCTTTGTCGCCGCGCGCGGCAAGGAGCCGGCGGTTCGCAAATGGCTCGACGCCGTTGCCGCCGAGAACGGTGGCATGTGCGAGGACGCCATGATCGTCGAGGTGCTGCAGGGCTGGATCGACGAAGATCGCAAGCACACCGCGCTCAAGGCGCTGCAGGGCATGATCTGGGCCGACGGCTACAAGAGCGTCGACTTCACCGCACACATCTACCCCGATGCCGCACCGGCACTGCGCGGCTGGCACGCCGCCGGGCTGCCGCTGTTCGTGTACTCCTCGGGCAGCGTGCCGGCGCAGCGGCTGTTCTTCGGCCATAGCGACGCAGGCGACCTGACCGCGCTGTTCTCGGGCTGGTTCGACACCGAGATGGGCGGCAAGCGCGACGCGCAGAGCTATCGTAACATCGTCGACTCGATCGGCATCCCGGCCGGCGAGATCGTGTTCCTGTCCGACGTGGTCGAGGAGCTCGACGCCGCGCGCGAGGCGGGCCTGCAGACCGTGTTGATCGATCGCCTGGAGGATTACCCGAAGCCTCGCGAGGGTGACGCGGCGCACGGGCATCGGCGCGTCGAACGCTTCGACCAGATCGAACTGGCCTGA